Part of the Candidatus Cloacimonas sp. genome, TTATATTAAGGGTTTGGAATTGTTACCTGCCGTATCGGATGATTATATAAAGGCAGAACTTTATGGCAACCTGGGTAGCGTTTTTACCAAATTGCATAAATTCAAAGAGGCATATCGCTATCTGGTGGAGAGCTTGGATTTCTTTAAAAACATTGCAGCCCGGGATAAAATCATTGAGGGCTATCTGAAACAAGCATATTACTTTATCTTAACCCGCAATATTGAAAGTGCGGATTATTATCTGGCGGAAGCCCAAAAACTGGCAACGGAACAAAATCTATCTTATGAAACCGGCCGTTCCTATTACCTGCGCGCTTTGCTGGAACGCAAAAATCTGGAAGCAGCCAAAAATTATCTGAATGAAGCAATCCGTCTTTTTGTAGAAGCAGGCAATAACTATGAGCTATCCTTAGCCAATTATGAACTTGCCGGTGTGCTTTTAGATATGGAAGAATGGGAACAGGCACTGGAGATTTTGAAAAATAACCGCAAGATAATTGAAAAATACGGCTCTATCAAGTTACTGGAACAAAACGACATCCTGATGCAAAAAATATCCCGGGAGTATTCTTCCCAAATGGAAGAAGTGAAGTTTGAAGAAAACCTGTTGAATCAGTTCTATGAAATAACCCAAAACCTGAATACCATAACCGATTTGGATGTGCTGATTGAACAATCTCTAACCAGTTTAGTGGAAATTGCCAATGCCGATGGAGGAATGCTTTTGTTGCATCCCAATCCCAGTTTACCCGATGCCTGGGAATATAGGATTTATAAAAACTTTTCGCCCGATGATAAATATCACGACCAGTTTCAGAATATTTGCTACGAAGTGTTTCAGAACAATAAACTGAAAAACATCAAGCAACCGCACTTCGCACCCAGTTACAATAACATTTTGGCAATACCTCTATCCATCCGAAAAAATACTTTAGGGGTGGTTCTTCTTTTCTGTAAAAGCGGTTCCAAATATTTTTCTGAACGCATTATCAACCTGCTATCCGCACTGGCAAATCAAATTATCGTTATTATAGAAAATATTCTCAGCGCTAATCTGGAAAAGAGCCATAATATTATCCGCGAACAGCTTAGCTCCAATAATATCTATGCCAATATCATCGGAAAAAGCCCCGAAATGATGAAGATATTTGAGATTATTGAAAAGGTGAAAGATACCCCTACAACCGTGCTTTTAGAAGGTCCCAGCGGAACCGGTAAAGAATTGATAGCGCGTGCCTTACACTATAGCAGCAACAGAAGAAATAAGGCATTTGTAGCTCAATATTGCGGTGCCCTGCCCGAGACCTTACTGGAAAGCGAACTTTTTGGTCATGTGAAGGGTTCTTTTACTGGAGCTGCTTATGATAAAAAGGGATTATTTGAAGTAGCCGACGGCGGAACTTTTTTCCTGGATGAAATTGCCGATATCAGTCAATCCACTCAATCCAAACTGTTGCGGTTTTTGCAGGAAGGTGAAATTAAAAGGGTGGGAGCTACAAAAACAGAGAGAGTTGATGTCCGGGTTGTTTGTGCCACTAACACACCGTTGATGGAAAGGGTAAAAAGAGGAGATTTTAGATTAGACCTTTATTACCGCTTAAATGTTATCCGCATTGATGTGCCCCCCTTGAAAAACAGAACTGGCGATATTCCTCTCTTGGCAATTCATTTTCTGGATAAATACAATAAAAAGATGAATAAAAATGTTCCCGGCTTTACTACTGAAGCTATGAAGGTTTTGGAGCAATACGATTGGCCTGGAAATGTGCGTCAACTGGAAAACGAAATTGAGAGAGCTGTAACTTTGGCGGAAGCCAATACATTTATTAAACCCAGCGATTTCAGCGAAGAAGTTTACCGTCATATTGAATACAGTAATACAATTGCTATGCTGGCGGGTAAGAAAAACCTGAAAGAAGCCATTGAAGAACTGGAACGCAAATTAATATCCCAATCACTGGAGAAATTTCAATGGAATCAAACCCAGGCAGCAAAAGAATTGGGTTTATCACGCCAGGGCTTAATTAAAAAAATGCAGCGTTATAACCTCTATAAAGAAGAAGATTAGAACATAGGGAAATTTGGTGGAAAATACTAACGGCAAGGTTAACTATACCGAAAAACAAGGTCTTCAGCTACCTTTGGGACAGCTGGAATTCGTGGCTATTGATATTGAAACTACCGGTTTGAATGCCGATTGGGATGAAATTATTCAGATAGCCGCCATTCGCTTTAGAGGCGAAGAAGTTATTAGCCAATATGTCAGCTTGGTTAAGCCCAAGGGGAAAGTTCCTAAGTTTATTGAGCATTTAACGCATATTTCTGCTGCAGAATTAAGAACCGCACCTCCGATAAATGAAGTATTGCAAAATTTCTGCCGCTTTATAGGAAGCAGTCCTTTGGTGGGGCATAATATCGGTTTTGACCTTAATTTCATCAATCATTTTTTGGTTAGGGGTGGAGAATTTCCCTTGGATAATGTGTTTTGGGATACCGCAGAAATAGCGCGTATTTATCTGCCTTATACTACAGACCATAAATTGAATACGATGGCTTCCTTTTTTGAAATTGATTTAGATAATGCTCACCGGGCAGATGCTGATGCTTTGGCAACCGGCAAGCTTTTTAATGCCTTAACTAATCATATATTAGCGCATTATGGCTATTTACTTAATGCCCGGTTACAGGATTTGGCAATGCAGGCAAATCTTAACAGCGGTTTATATGAATATTTGAAATGGATTGTGAAGCAGCAGCGTTCTACAGCTCTTTCAGGAGACAAGCCGGTTCCGCTAAAAAATGAACTGAATAATGTAATAGAACATACGGTTACCGGCTCCATAAAGAGTATTCCGGAGATTTTTGCCGATGACGGAATCTTTGCCTCAAAATTTCCCAATTTTGAATTTCGTGCGGGTCAAATGACTATGGCAGAACAGGTTGCCAATGCTTTTGCCAAACAGGAATTCTTGGTGGTAGAAGCGGGAACGGGAGTAGGAAAATCCTTTGCCTACCTGGTTCCAGCAATTGATTTCAGCCAGCGGAATAAAACGAAAGTAGTTGTTTCCACCAACACCAAAAATTTGCAGGAACAGCTGTTTTTCAAGGATTTACCGCAACTGAAAAAGATTCTGCCTTTATCCTTCAAAGCGGTCTTAGTGAAAGGCAGGGAAAATTATATCTGCGAAAGACGCTGGCAGGAACTTTTACAGGAACAGACAAGAGGGATAACTTCTTACGATGCTTATGGTTTGCTAAATCTTATGGTGTGGAAGGAACGGACTCATACAGGTGATGTTTCTGAGAATTCTTCGTTTGATAAAAACCGTTTTAGCGGTTTATGGCATAAGATTTGTTCCGATCGCTATCTGTGTGGAGGACGCAAGTGTCCTTTCTTTCATACCTGTTATGTAATGAAATTACGCAAGAATATTGAAACGGCATCTATTGTAGTTATCAATCATTCATTGCTGCTGGCAGATGCTCAAATGGATAATTCTACTTTAGGTGAGTATCAATATCTGGTTATTGATGAAGCACACAATCTGATGGCTGCTGCTTCCAAAAATCTGGGTTTCACTTTAGGGTATGTTGACCTTAACAGTTTGTTCAATCAGTTGGCACATCCTTCCAAAAAATATGCCGGGGGCTTTTTGTCTCTGCTGACCCAGACAATGCATAAAAGCGTGCTGACCAATGAGCAAAAGACACATATAGAGACCCTTTGTGCCAAATTGACAATGGAA contains:
- a CDS encoding helicase C-terminal domain-containing protein; its protein translation is MENTNGKVNYTEKQGLQLPLGQLEFVAIDIETTGLNADWDEIIQIAAIRFRGEEVISQYVSLVKPKGKVPKFIEHLTHISAAELRTAPPINEVLQNFCRFIGSSPLVGHNIGFDLNFINHFLVRGGEFPLDNVFWDTAEIARIYLPYTTDHKLNTMASFFEIDLDNAHRADADALATGKLFNALTNHILAHYGYLLNARLQDLAMQANLNSGLYEYLKWIVKQQRSTALSGDKPVPLKNELNNVIEHTVTGSIKSIPEIFADDGIFASKFPNFEFRAGQMTMAEQVANAFAKQEFLVVEAGTGVGKSFAYLVPAIDFSQRNKTKVVVSTNTKNLQEQLFFKDLPQLKKILPLSFKAVLVKGRENYICERRWQELLQEQTRGITSYDAYGLLNLMVWKERTHTGDVSENSSFDKNRFSGLWHKICSDRYLCGGRKCPFFHTCYVMKLRKNIETASIVVINHSLLLADAQMDNSTLGEYQYLVIDEAHNLMAAASKNLGFTLGYVDLNSLFNQLAHPSKKYAGGFLSLLTQTMHKSVLTNEQKTHIETLCAKLTMEIEAQRQVITNLFNLAADYCKEAKSYNKLRIKNLDAFADICALLKDLSLAFKDILKDLTALDNVLRTFNSNQVKDLDVLKDNLNGYLLRYAETESLLLDLLNPDLDNYALWIENDSNSERNIPTSTFCYAPVEVSAHLNSLLYNKIPCIVCTSATLSIRGSFKFFLNQSGLSLVSAKNVAQSIVESPFDYDKQSLLLVGSFLPEHKDKFFQSQALGCLEQILTTTNVGTMALFTSYKDLDAVYEHLGDTLFHLNRPFFAQGKGSSRNSILDEFKKSKNAVLLGTSSFWEGVDVQGDSLSLLILYKIPFQVPSEPIVEALIDKLERENKDSFMHLMLPNALLRLRQGFGRLIRSKTDRGIVLIMDSRVSRKKYGTYFKQILPGPCIELKDEQQLITEIGKFFNPLPTDV